The Apium graveolens cultivar Ventura chromosome 11, ASM990537v1, whole genome shotgun sequence genome has a window encoding:
- the LOC141696899 gene encoding uncharacterized protein LOC141696899, whose amino-acid sequence MGEIFERSKVVDAFGEVLALIGPLGVAVSIGVLIGWVWKPNFPTLVEYFSKSSSKHSWPNPIINFNSFKFQLPTFMSLSDVERQSDDQSLQASLSTSDCRENTGQMTVDDLEHLCRIVEEKDGGPAWFQVMDRSAPNMTYQAWRRDPEIGPPQYRSRTVYEDVTPELARDFFWDDEFRLKWDDMVIEAETLEECPTTGTMVVRWVRKFPFFCSDREYVIGRRIWESGRSYYCVTKGVPNSVPRHKKPRRVDLYYSSWCIRAVKSARGDDQLTSCEVLLFHHEDMGIPWEIAKLGVRQGMWGAVKKIDRGLRAYQKERGSGAPLSRCAFMAQINTKVSADYLRYLEGTRSSSDDETVDVAEKPSKRSIQKILIVGGAVALACSLDRGLVTKAVIFGLARRFVKIGRRL is encoded by the exons ATGGGGGAGATTTTTGAGAGAAGCAAAGTGGTGGATGCTTTTGGGGAGGTTTTAGCTTTGATTGGGCCTCTTGGGGTTGCTGTATCTATAGGGGTTTTGATTGGGTGGGTGTGGAAACCAAATTTTCCTACGTTGGTTGAGTATTTTTCAAAGTCTTCTTCTAAGCATTCTTGGCCTAACCCTATTATTAACTTTAATTCATTCAAATTTCAATTGCCTACTTTTATGAGCCTTTCTGATGTTGAGAGACAAAGTGATGATCAGTCTCTGCAGGCTTCTTTATCCACTTCTGACTGCAG AGAGAATACAGGACAAATGACTGTTGATGACTTGGAGCATTTATGCCGAATTGTTGAAGAGAAAGATGGAGGACCTGCTTGGTTTCAGGTGATGGATCGTTCCGCACCAAACATGACCTATCAAGCTTGGCGGAGAGATCCTGAG ATTGGTCCTCCACAATATCGTTCGCGCACTGTATATGAGGATGTAACACCTGAATTAGCCAGGGATTTCTTTTGGGATGACGAATTTCGACTGAAGTGGGATGACATGGTCATAGAGGCTGAAACTTTGGAAGAGTGCCCTACCACAGGTACCATGGTGGTTAGATGGGTTCGCAAG TTTCCGTTCTTTTGTAGCGATAGAGAATATGTGATTGGCCGTCGAATATGGGAGTCTGGAAGATCTTACTATTGTGTTACCAAG GGTGTGCCCAACTCAGTCCCAAGACACAAGAAACCAAGACGAGTTGATCTATACTATTCAAGTTGGTGTATTCGCGCAG TTAAATCAGCCAGAGGGGATGATCAGCTGACTTCATGCGAGGTTTTACTCTTCCATCATGAAGACATGGGTATACCTTGGGAAATTGCAAAACTTGGTGTTCGCCAAGGTATGTGGGGAGCTGTTAAAAAGATTGATCGAGGCTTGCGGGCATACCAGAAAGAGAGAGGATCAGGAGCCCCACTTTCACGGTGTGCTTTCATGGCCCAAATCAACACAAAGGTTAGCGCGGACTATCTAAGATATCTGGAGGGTACAAGAAGTTCATCAGATGATGAGACCGTTGATGTGGCTGAGAAGCCATCAAAAAGAAGCATACAGAAAATTCTAATAGTTGGTGGGGCAGTCGCCCTTGCTTGCAGTCTTGACCGAGGACTTGTAACAAAGGCTGTTATATTCGGGTTGGCCAGAAGGTTTGTGAAAATCGGAAGGAGATTATAG